One part of the Vitis riparia cultivar Riparia Gloire de Montpellier isolate 1030 chromosome 8, EGFV_Vit.rip_1.0, whole genome shotgun sequence genome encodes these proteins:
- the LOC117920941 gene encoding peptidyl-prolyl cis-trans isomerase FKBP16-4, chloroplastic, translating into MELSLLSGHQLNPTLLHKNFSPLPITRKRSFKRNSSVLFCQCSFSSSDDSAKPATLSLQREGRRALMGCVLVAAAGIYVCDVAGAVSTSRRALRGAKIPESDYTTLPNGLKYYDLKVGGGLKAVKGSRVAVHYVAKWKGITFMTSRQGLGVGGGTPYGFDVGQSERGSVLKGLDLGVEGMKVGGQRLLIVPPELAYGSKGVQEIPPNATIELDVELLAIKQSPFGTGVKIIEG; encoded by the exons ATGGAACTCTCACTTCTCTCTGGTCACCAACTCAACCCCACTCTTCTCCACAAGAATTTCAGCCCCCTTCCCATTACAa GGAAGAGGTCCTTCAAGAGGAATTCATCTGTGTTGTTTTGTCAATGCTCGTTCTCGTCCTCAGATGATTCTGCAAAACCAGCAACCCTATCTTTACAGCGTGAGGGAAGGAGGGCATTGATGGGTTGTGTTCTTGTAGCAG CTGCTGGAATTTATGTCTGTGATGTGGCTGGCGCTGTTAGCACGAGTAGAAGAGCT CTTAGAGGAGCAAAAATACCTGAGAGTGACTACACAACTCTTCCCAATGGTCTGAA GTACTATGATTTGAAGGTTGGGGGTGGACTTAAGGCTGTGAAGGGATCTCGGGTTGCA GTCCACTATGTTGCTAAGTGGAAGGGTATCACCTTTATGACAAGTAGACAAGGACTTGGTGTTGGAGGTGGAACG CCTTATGGATTTGATGTAGGTCAATCTGAGAGGGGATCCGTTCTCAAAGGATTAGACCTAGGTGTTGAAGGCATGAAAGTAGGAGGCCAG CGATTACTAATTGTTCCTCCTGAGCTAGCATATGGAAGTAAAGGAGTCCAGGAAATCCCTCCAAATGCAACAATTGAG TTGGATGTTGAGCTTCTGGCCATCAAACAAAGCCCATTTGG GACTGGTGTAAAAATTATTGAAGGATAA
- the LOC117920939 gene encoding wall-associated receptor kinase-like 20 — protein MATIPSMKRSLLCSSLLFLLFFCHHSSSQKDCPNCGSIQVPYPLSTNPNCGDPDYSLRCDGDSQKLYFDGLNGSSYLVLRIMASSQRMVVQPSPWLPGTCVTQDMPVSEGLWLNQTRPFKITSSNTIFLFNCSPRLLVSPLNCTPSSLCHHYLESSGHVDRKRALQCASGLDPCCTFVAGGMPSAYKIRLHSSGCRAFRSILGLDPEKPPSQWEEGLEIQWAPAPEPVCKTQLDCTRDSKCSPAGGKGLLRCLCNRGYYWDLARGTCLKKEKNSKLAISLKVSIGVVSFFSLAVAIAAVTVRRSGKFSNQEKLVKAREEMLKSSMGGKSARMFSLKEVKKATNGFSKDRVLGSGGFGEVYKGELHDGTIVAVKSAKVGNLKSTQQVLNEVGILSQVNHKNLVKLLGCCVEAEQPLMIYNYIPNGTLHEHLHGKRSTFLKWDTRLRIALQTAEALAYLHSAAHTPIYHRDVKSTNILLDEDFNAKVADFGLSRLAEPGLSHVSTCAQGTLGYLDPEYYRNYQLTDKSDVYSYGIVMLELLTSQKAIDFSREPDDINLAIYVSQRASDGAVMGVVDQRLLGQNPSVEVITSIRLFSELALACLREKKGERPSMKAVVQELQRIIKIVDKEEVFSEASASKI, from the coding sequence ATGGCAACTATTCCCAGCATGAAACGATCTCTCCTTTGTagttctcttctctttcttcttttcttctgtCATCACTCTTCTTCCCAAAAGGACTGTCCAAACTGTGGCTCCATACAGGTCCCATATCCTCTAAGCACAAACCCCAACTGTGGTGACCCAGACTATTCACTCCGCTGTGATGGCGACTCCCAGAAACTCTACTTTGATGGCCTTAATGGGAGCTCTTATCTTGTTCTCAGAATCATGGCTTCATCTCAAAGGATGGTGGTGCAACCATCACCATGGCTGCCTGGCACATGTGTTACTCAAGACATGCCAGTGAGTGAGGGCCTCTGGTTAAACCAGACACGCCCCTTCAAGATCACCTCATCCAACACAATCTTCCTCTTCAACTGTTCGCCTCGCCTCTTGGTCTCACCTCTCAATTGCACACCTTCTAGTCTTTGCCACCACTACCTGGAGAGCTCAGGTCATGTTGACAGAAAGCGTGCTCTTCAGTGTGCAAGTGGTCTTGATCCCTGCTGCACTTTCGTGGCAGGTGGTATGCCTTCTGCGTACAAGATTCGACTTCACAGTTCGGGTTGTAGAGCATTTAGAAGCATCCTTGGTTTGGATCCAGAAAAACCTCCAAGTCAATGGGAAGAAGGATTAGAGATTCAGTGGGCTCCTGCTCCAGAACCAGTTTGTAAAACACAACTTGATTGCACCAGGGATTCCAAATGTTCTCCTGCTGGTGGAAAAGGTCTCTTGCGCTGCCTCTGCAATAGGGGTTACTACTGGGACCTTGCTCGGGGTACTTGCctgaaaaaggagaaaaactcCAAATTGGCCATTAGCCTGAAGGTTTCAATAGGAGtagtttcctttttctctcttgcTGTAGCAATTGCTGCAGTCACAGTGAGGAGATCTGGGAAATTTTCTAACCAGGAAAAGCTCGTCAAGGCAAGAGAAGAAATGTTGAAGTCAAGCATGGGTGGGAAATCTGCAAGGATGTTTTCCCTGAAAGAGGTAAAGAAAGCAACAAATGGGTTTTCTAAAGACAGGGTTTTGGGAAGCGGGGGCTTTGGAGAAGTATACAAGGGTGAGCTTCATGATGGCACCATTGTGGCAGTCAAGTCAGCCAAAGTTGGCAACCTCAAAAGCACTCAGCAAGTACTGAATGAAGTTGGGATCCTTTCTCAAGTCAACCACAAGAACCTGGTTAAACTACTGGGTTGTTGCGTGGAAGCTGAGCAGCCACTGATGATCTACAATTACATTCCAAACGGGACCCTCCATGAACATTTGCATGGTAAGCGTTCCACTTTTCTGAAATGGGATACCAGGCTGCGAATTGCTCTACAAACTGCTGAAGCATTGGCTTATCTGCACTCTGCTGCACACACCCCCATCTACCACAGGGACGTGAAGTCAACAAATATACTTCTAGATGAAGATTTCAACGCAAAGGTGGCAGATTTTGGGCTATCCAGATTGGCTGAGCCAGGGCTAAGTCATGTGTCAACTTGTGCTCAGGGAACACTCGGGTACTTGGACCCTGAGTACTATCGCAACTACCAATTAACAGATAAAAGCGATGTTTACAGTTATGGGATTGTGATGCTTGAACTGCTGACTTCTCAGAAGGCAATCGACTTCTCCCGGGAGCCAGACGATATAAATCTAGCAATTTATGTGAGCCAACGAGCCAGTGATGGTGCAGTAATGGGAGTTGTGGACCAGCGGTTGCTTGGACAGAATCCTTCTGTTGAGGTGATAACAAGCATAAGGCTCTTCTCAGAGCTTGCCCTTGCCTGTCTGAGGGAGAAGAAGGGGGAGAGGCCTAGCATGAAGGCCGTGGTTCAAGAACTTCAACGCATAATCAAAATTGTGGATAAAGAAGAGGTTTTTAGTGAGGCAAGTGCTTCAAAAATATGA
- the LOC117920674 gene encoding protein argonaute 5-like: protein MSGRERSYEIGESPSSSERGPQRAAETSAGAAARRYDRYEHQRAPGAFTRDGGGRRDDRVEQRFPVDASLAVTESSGRFDLHDHHPTLEASSNSRIGRRRYDRESSAQTSYGRSGGRRHDRYNHPSLAESSSSQGGRARGRGVGQRALGGYSPTLPSEFTPVDSISHDLEERLTLQPPFQASRPPFSIPSQPSTSRTPAAAHFSSTVYIPPQRRNQAPRPPLTLLTRSTASGTRGESTQVHNPTPEVNATKEPQMSPASLQVATFAPRPGYGTLGKRCRITANHFRVELADRNIHHYHVSITPEVTSRVLSRSLIKELVHLYGQSHLYRNPAYDGRRGIYTAGPLPFTSKEFMIKLEEGNDGTHERKKKEFIVKIRFATSTDIHNLREFLLSRQSNVPYEIIHALDVVLKDSLSNNRCTLSGKTFFPLGLGARSEIGNGVQCWNGFYQSLRPTQMGLSLNIDVSSKSFYEPIPVIEFAAKFLNLEDPSIMARMPLSNDDRLKLKKVLKGIKVEVTHGGQRRYKIFDITEQPTNQLRFTEDGQQKSVVQYFREKYNIALRYASWPSLRSGKDSRPIYLPMETCTIVAGQRYAKKLNERQVASMLRMTCQRPWRRQEIIHQIADQDDYIRNNFVKEFGVNVSVDMAAIDARVLPPPALKYHDSGREKTIRPRTGQWSAQHAKLYHGAVVEYWMCVNFSNLKQEVVFNFCQHLVDMCCRKGMDFARNPLFPIQSSPPEQIEAKLSDVHHQCRVEGKQLQMLIVILPEVNAYYGKIKRICETELGMVSQCCQPRHARTCNRIYLENIVLKINVKAGGQNAILEDTLYGRIPLLTDIPTIIFGADVTHPQSGEDQGPSIAAVVASMDWPTVVTYRGLVSAQPHRSEIIEDLFRVKEDPKRGIVHAGMIRELLLAFKSSTGLKPLRIIFFRDGVSEGMFEMVLLKEMDAIRKACASLEEGYLPPVTFIVVQKRHNTRLFPTNEDNMDKSGNILPGTVVDTVICHPSEHDFYLCSHAGIHGTSRPAHYRVLLDENKFSADALQMLANDLCYTYARCTRSVSIVPPVYYAHLAAFRAKFYVERSGAQYEGGSSTGPDDRIELPEIDPTVKSVMFYC, encoded by the exons ATGTCTGGGAGAGAGCGAAGCTACGAAATAGGGGAGTCGCCATCGTCGTCTGAACGAGGGCCGCAGCGGGCAGCGGAAACCTCTGCTGGTGCCGCTGCCCGACGATACGACAGATATGAACATCAGAGGGCGCCTGGGGCCTTCACCCGTGACGGTGGCGGCCGACGTGACGATCGGGTTGAACAACGCTTTCCAGTGGATGCCTCCTTGGCAGTTACTGAAAGTTCAGGGCGATTTGATCTCCATGACCACCACCCGACACTGGAGGCCTCCTCAAACAGCCGTATCGGTCGTCGTAGATATGATCGGGAGTCGTCAGCGCAGACATCGTATGGTCGCAGCGGTGGCCGACGACATGATAGATACAATCATCCGTCGCTGGCGGAGTCTTCATCATCTCAAGGAGGTCGAGCACGCGGACGTGGTGTCGGCCAAAGGGCTTTAGGAGGTTACTCACCGACTTTGCCGTCGGAATTCACTCCGGTAGATAGCATTAGTCATGACCTCGAGGAGCGTCTCACACTGCAACCTCCTTTTCAGGCGTCACGGCCACCTTTTTCGATACCGTCTCAACCATCCACTTCTAGAACTCCTGCGGCGGCGCATTTCTCTTCGACTGTCTATATTCCTCCGCAGAGAAGAAATCAGGCGCCGCGTCCACCTCTGACCTTGCTAACTCGTTCCACAGCTTCCGGAACTCGGGGGGAGAGCACGCAGGTGCACAATCCTACACCAGAAGTAAATGCCACAAAGGAGCCGCAGATGTCTCCAGCGTCGCTGCAAGTTGCTACATTCGCGCCGAGGCCAGGGTACGGTACTCTGGGAAAGAGGTGTAGGATTACAGCGAATCACTTTCGGGTCGAACTCGCCGACAGAAATATTCACCATTATCAT GTTTCAATAACTCCTGAGGTGACATCTCGAGTCCTTAGCCGGAGCTTGATCAAAGAACTTGTTCATCTGTATGGACAGTCACACCTTTATCGAAATCCTGCTTACGATGGAAGGAGGGGCATTTATACAGCAGGTCCTTTACCATTTACCTCAAAGGAATTCATGATTAAGTTGGAAGAGGGAAATGATGGAACTCATGAAAG aaaaaagaaggaattcATAGTGAAAATTAGATTTGCTACCAGCACAGACATTCACAATCTGCGAGAGTTCTTGCTCAGCAGACAAAGTAATGTGCCATATGAAATCATCCATGCTCTTGATGTGGTTCTTAAGGATTCTCTATCAAACAACAG ATGCACTCTGTCGGGGAAGACATTTTTCCCACTTGGTTTAGGAGCAAGAAGTGAGATTGGCAATGGGGTACAATGCTGGAATGGATTCTACCAGAGTCTTCGGCCCACCCAGATGGGATTGTCCCTGAATATTG ATGTGTCCTCCAAATCCTTTTACGAACCAATTCCTGTCATCGAATTTGCTgctaaatttctaaatttggaGGATCCATCAATAATGGCCCGAATGCCTCTGTCTAATGATGATCGTTTAAAG TTGAAGAAAGTTCTGAAAGGAATCAAGGTGGAAGTCACTCATGGGGGACAAAGGCGTTACAAAATTTTTGACATAACGGAGCAACCAACAAACCAACTAAG GTTTACTGAAGATGGACAACAGAAGTCAGTGGTTCAGTATTTTCGTGAGAAATACAATATTGCCCTTCGTTATGCCTCTTGGCCTTCACTTCGATCAGGGAAGGATTCAAGACCCATTTATTTACCCATGGAg ACATGCACAATTGTTGCAGGGCAGCGTTATGCTAAGAAGTTGAATGAGAGGCAGGTTGCGTCCATGTTGAGAATGACATGCCAGCGGCCCTGGCGGAGACAAGAGATTATACATCAG ATTGCTGATCAAGATGATTATATAAGGAATAATTTTGTCAAGGAGTTTGGAGTTAATGTGAGTGTGGATATGGCAGCCATTGATGCCCGAGTTCTCCCACCCCCTGCT CTCAAGTATCATGATTCTGGAAGAGAGAAAACTATTAGACCACGCACAGGACAGTGGAGTGCACAGCATGCG aaattatatcATGGTGCTGTAGTGGAGTACTGGATGTGTGTAAACTTCTCTAATTTAAAACAAGAAgtggttttcaatttttgtcaGCATTTGGTAGACATGTGCTGCCGCAAAGGAATG GATTTTGCTCGTAACCCTTTGTTTCCTATTCAATCAAGTCCACCTGAGCAGATAGAGGCAAAGCTCTCAGATGTTCACCACCAGTGCAGAGTTGAGGGAAAGCAACTCCAAATGTTGATTGTTATTCTCCCCGAAGTCAATGCATACTATG ggaaaatcaaaagaatatgTGAAACAGAGCTTGGAATGGTTTCTCAGTGCTGTCAGCCCAGACATGCTAGAACTTGTAATCGGATTTATCTTGAAAATATCGTCTTGAAGATCAATGTGAAG gCCGGGGGTCAAAATGCTATATTGGAAGACACTCTATATGGAAGAATACCTCTTCTGACCGACATTCCTACTATTATATTTGGTGCTGATGTTACCCATCCACAATCAGGGGAAGATCAAGGCCCTTCAATAGCAGCA GTGGTGGCATCAATGGACTGGCCAACAGTGGTTACATACAGGGGCCTGGTTTCTGCACAGCCTCATCGATCAGAAATTATCGAGGACCTCTTCAGAGTTAAAGAAGATCCAAAGAGAGGCATAGTTCATGCAGGAATGATAAG GGAACTCTTACTCGCTTTCAAGAGTTCAACTGGCCTCAAACCTTTGAGGATTATCTTCTTCAG AGATGGCGTTAGTGAGGGCATGTTTGAAATGGTGCTGCTAAAAGAAATGGATGCCATCCGAAAG GCTTGTGCATCTCTAGAGGAAGGATATCTCCCGCCGGTCACTTTCATTGTAGTGCAGAAAAGGCACAACACCCGGCTGTTTCCTACAAATGAAGACAATATGGATAAGAGTGGAAACATACTCCCTG GAACTGTGGTGGATACGGTGATCTGCCATCCATCTGAGCATGACTTTTACCTGTGCAGCCATGCAGGAATTCAT GGTACCAGCAGGCCTGCGCACTATCGTGTTCTCTTGGATGAGAATAAATTCTCAGCTGATGCATTGCAAATGCTGGCAAACGATCTTTGCTACAC GTATGCAAGGTGCACCCGCTCTGTTTCCATAG TGCCTCCTGTTTATTATGCACACTTGGCGGCATTCAGGGCGAAGTTCTACGTGGAAAGAAGCGGTGCCCAATATGAAGGTGGATCAAGCACAGGGCCTGATGATAGAATAGAGCTGCCGGAGATAGATCCAACTGTGAAAAGCGTCATGTTCTACTGCTAA